In a single window of the Zea mays cultivar B73 chromosome 5, Zm-B73-REFERENCE-NAM-5.0, whole genome shotgun sequence genome:
- the LOC100384582 gene encoding uncharacterized protein LOC100384582, with translation MTMTNRKSTTGETDSRTGIELTGIAQIDDARPDLVSTTQRWASLPLLRHEVLAAEADEHNGGRGLGIEPAHHAVWKPHHPHEALAAEHQTARHSRRAPKSRAELGAKASAASELRGHVRKLNGGDLGERDTGDQSERCADEEAGSRDEGARRADWASWARRGETGELGWGWLRENRGAESSARRRGRVGREASAREARVATRAGGRADDEQEVASPEEQGRWVSYRGRSSALGSCRAGKKPAARGKQRAGTRARDIRWRSRTLPRPWKAGAAGLGDPGTRREQDAPWEHGGEAARLGGEKRSSAGGCLKKEQRTLALRAGPSSAAMAEQRAEQGRGRRNSGSARLEEARRAERTGGSSAAMAGARGRQRASATERRKILGTRAQGVRHGAAGD, from the coding sequence ATGACCATGACAAATAGAAAATCGACGACCGGCGAAACCGATAGCCGAACAGGAATTGAGCTAACAGGAATTGCACAGATCGACGACGCGAGGCCCGATCTGGTGAGCACGACGCAAAGGTGGGCGTCGCTGCCGCTGCTCCGACACGAAGTACTTGCTGCCGAGGCAGACGAGCACAACGGAGGCCGGGGTCTGGGCATCGAGCCAGCGCATCACGCAGTTTGGAAACCACACCACCCACACGAAGCGCTTGCCGCAGAGCACCAGACCGCGCGCCATTCGCGCAGAGCTCCAAAATCGCGCGCCGAACTGGGAGCCAAGGCGAGCGCGGCAAGTGAGCTGAGGGGGCACGTCAGGAAACTCAATGGCGGCGATCTGGGCGAACGCGACACAGGAGACCAGAGTGAGAGGTGCGCTGACGAGGAAGCAGGAAGCCGCGACGAGGGAGCTCGGCGCGCAGACTGGGCGAGCTGGGCGCGCAGAGGAGAAACCGGAGAGCTCGGCTGGGGCTGGTTGAGGGAGAACCGCGGCGCAGAGAGCTCAGCGCGGCGTCGGGGGCGCGTCGGCAGGGAAGCAAGCGCGCGCGAGGCGCGCGTGGCCACTAGAGCTGGAGGGCGCGCGGACGATGAGCAGGAAGTCGCGTCGCCGGAGGAGCAGGGGAGATGGGTGTCGTACAGGGGCAGGTCGAGCGCGCTAGGGAGCTGCCGCGCGGGGAAGAAGCCGGCTGCGCGCGGCAAACAGAGAGCGGGAACCCGGGCGCGCGATATCCGGTGGAGAAGCAGGACGTTGCCGCGGCCATGGAAAGCAGGCGCGGCTGGGCTGGGCGATCCAGGGACGCGCAGGGAGCAGGACGCGCCATGGGAGCACGGAGGGGAAGCCGCTCGGCTGGGAGGAGAGAAGCGAAGCTCGGCCGGCGGCTGCCTGAAGAAAGAGCAGAGGACGCTGGCGTTGAGGGCAGGGCCGAGCTCGGCGGCCATGGCCGAACAGAGAGCAGAGCAGGGGCGCGGACGGCGGAACTCCGGATCGGCGCGGCTGGAAGAAGCTCGGCGAGCAGAGAGGACTGGAGGGAGCTCGGCGGCCATGGCAGGGGCTCGCGGCCGGCAGAGAGCTAGCGCCACGGAGAGAAGAAAAATCCTGGGCACGCGTGCACAGGGAGTTCGGCACGGTGCGGCGGGAGATTGA